The following coding sequences are from one Tolumonas lignilytica window:
- a CDS encoding FMN-dependent NADH-azoreductase, with translation MSNVLVIQSSILGPYSQSTKLLDNFAVEWKQKHPTDNIVVRDLAGEPLPVLDGEIIAALGGNGELNDRQKAAAELSMTLIEEVKTADYVAIAVPMYNFGIPVQLKTWIDLICRAGITFSYTETGPQGLLTGKKVLIVTTTGGAHRNTATDLALAHAQTVLSFVGLKDISVAYAEALAMGPESQERGLAEATKAIQAFIAQH, from the coding sequence ATGAGCAATGTTTTAGTCATTCAATCAAGTATTCTTGGCCCTTATTCTCAATCAACCAAATTGCTGGACAATTTTGCTGTTGAGTGGAAACAAAAACACCCAACCGACAATATTGTTGTTCGTGACCTAGCTGGCGAACCATTGCCTGTGCTGGATGGTGAAATTATTGCCGCCTTAGGTGGAAATGGTGAACTGAATGATCGTCAAAAAGCGGCTGCTGAGCTTTCTATGACGTTGATTGAAGAAGTCAAAACAGCCGACTACGTTGCAATTGCAGTCCCCATGTATAACTTTGGTATCCCGGTACAACTGAAAACCTGGATTGACCTGATTTGCCGTGCCGGTATCACCTTTTCTTACACTGAAACAGGCCCACAAGGCTTACTGACCGGCAAGAAAGTATTGATCGTCACGACCACTGGTGGTGCACATCGTAATACCGCGACTGATCTGGCGCTGGCTCATGCTCAAACAGTATTGAGTTTTGTCGGTCTGAAAGACATCTCTGTTGCGTATGCGGAAGCACTGGCTATGGGCCCAGAATCTCAAGAACGTGGTTTGGCTGAAGCGACTAAAGCAATACAAGCATTTATTGCACAGCATTAA
- a CDS encoding HD domain-containing protein, producing MDTRPVPAFRSEIEAYIQQHALPVDKFSHQPRLYALARSLAESEKMVFDDDILHAAIWLHDIGVFEGHRPSNPELLAKWDNVAYACNALPALLDCWQFPAEKIPVVIDAIRQHAAPNTPSSHEAILLHDADLLELLGAVGIMRALSKVGRDTRYPTHGKAVAVLETLLTLPQFLLLPTAKKLAEPRVILMQQFLSSIADETLGVSY from the coding sequence ATGGACACAAGACCTGTTCCCGCTTTCCGTTCGGAAATCGAAGCCTATATTCAGCAGCACGCACTTCCTGTCGATAAATTCAGTCACCAGCCTCGGCTTTATGCATTAGCTCGTTCTCTGGCTGAATCTGAAAAGATGGTATTTGATGATGACATACTTCATGCAGCAATATGGTTACACGATATTGGTGTCTTTGAAGGTCATCGCCCTTCCAACCCTGAACTGCTGGCAAAATGGGACAATGTCGCCTATGCCTGCAACGCGTTACCTGCTTTATTAGACTGCTGGCAATTTCCGGCAGAGAAAATTCCAGTCGTCATTGATGCCATAAGACAACATGCCGCACCCAACACGCCATCTTCACATGAAGCTATTTTATTGCACGATGCCGATCTGCTTGAGTTGCTTGGTGCCGTTGGCATCATGAGAGCACTCAGTAAAGTAGGACGTGATACCCGTTATCCGACGCATGGTAAAGCCGTAGCTGTACTGGAAACCCTGTTAACACTTCCCCAATTTCTACTGCTTCCCACAGCAAAAAAACTGGCCGAACCGCGAGTCATACTCATGCAACAATTTTTGTCTTCAATTGCGGATGAAACACTCGGCGTTTCATATTGA
- a CDS encoding DNA-binding transcriptional regulator YciT, producing the protein MHPRHSVILELVNSAGRVSVVDLSTQLGVSEVTIRQDLTQLENQGFLKRVHGAATVLDSEDPEHRLWANSKVKQDIANYAYSLINRDDCILIEGGSVNVMLAKLLAERADITIITSSSYIAHQLRASKAEIILLGGQYQTSSESLVGPLTRLCIDHVHFSKAFIGVDGFDVQTGFTNRNMMRADIANAILNKHQEVFVLTDSSKFGRIHPAAIGPTSLIKHVVTDKNAPNSSLQWLSHQGVQVHII; encoded by the coding sequence ATGCACCCAAGACACTCGGTTATTTTAGAACTGGTAAATAGTGCAGGACGGGTCAGTGTGGTTGATTTATCCACACAACTTGGCGTTTCAGAAGTGACAATCCGTCAAGATTTGACACAACTGGAAAACCAAGGTTTCCTGAAACGAGTACATGGTGCTGCAACCGTGCTCGACAGCGAAGATCCGGAGCATCGCTTATGGGCAAATAGCAAAGTCAAACAAGACATTGCTAACTATGCCTATTCCCTCATTAATCGTGATGATTGCATCTTGATCGAAGGCGGTAGCGTCAACGTTATGTTGGCTAAATTGCTTGCTGAACGAGCTGATATCACCATTATTACTTCCAGTTCTTATATTGCTCACCAGCTTCGTGCGAGCAAGGCAGAAATTATTCTGCTGGGTGGACAATATCAAACCAGTAGTGAAAGTCTTGTCGGACCGTTAACTCGCTTGTGCATCGACCATGTGCATTTCAGTAAAGCATTCATCGGCGTAGACGGTTTTGATGTTCAGACCGGATTTACTAACCGGAATATGATGCGAGCTGATATTGCTAATGCCATTTTGAACAAGCATCAGGAGGTCTTTGTACTGACTGATTCGAGCAAGTTCGGACGAATTCATCCTGCAGCTATCGGGCCTACTTCGCTGATCAAGCATGTAGTAACCGATAAGAATGCGCCGAACAGTTCATTGCAATGGCTGAGTCACCAAGGTGTACAAGTTCATATCATCTGA
- the dcd gene encoding dCTP deaminase, which yields MRLCDRDIEQHLEEGKIVIEPRPDSSRISGVSVDVLLGNEFRVFQAHTAPYIDLSGPKEEVSAAIDRVMSDEIYIKNEDVFVLHPGELALAVTHESVTLPDNIVGWLDGRSSLARLGLMVHVTAHRIDPGWSGRIVLEFYNGGRLPLALRPGMVIGALNFETMSGSAVRPYNKRTNAKYKSQQGAVASRIDQD from the coding sequence ATGCGTCTTTGTGATCGCGACATAGAGCAGCACCTTGAAGAAGGTAAAATCGTGATTGAGCCGCGTCCTGATAGCTCGCGCATCAGCGGCGTCAGTGTGGATGTGTTGCTTGGTAATGAATTTCGTGTGTTTCAGGCACATACTGCACCTTACATTGATCTGAGCGGCCCAAAGGAAGAGGTTTCGGCAGCTATCGACCGCGTCATGAGCGACGAAATTTACATCAAGAATGAAGATGTATTTGTACTGCATCCGGGAGAGCTGGCGCTGGCGGTGACTCATGAATCAGTTACGTTACCAGATAACATCGTCGGCTGGCTGGATGGTCGTTCATCACTGGCGCGTTTAGGGTTAATGGTGCACGTTACCGCGCATCGTATTGATCCGGGTTGGTCTGGCCGTATCGTACTTGAATTCTATAATGGTGGACGTTTGCCACTGGCATTGCGTCCCGGTATGGTGATTGGCGCACTGAACTTCGAAACGATGTCAGGCTCAGCCGTGCGGCCATATAACAAACGTACCAATGCGAAATACAAGAGTCAGCAGGGTGCGGTTGCCAGCAGGATAGATCAGGATTAG
- the udk gene encoding uridine kinase, with product MSDKHPDCVIIGIAGASASGKSLIARTIFNELTAELGEDQIGVITEDCYYKDQSHLPMTERVKTNYDHPAAFDHALLATHLKQLIEGQAVDIPTYSYAEHTRTERTIHFTPKRIIILEGILLLNDSTLRKLLNVSIFMDTPLDICLVRRLARDVQERGRTMDSVLEQYQKTVRPMFLQFIEPSKQYADIIIPRGGRNRIAIEMLKSRIRHLLLS from the coding sequence ATGTCTGATAAACATCCTGACTGCGTCATTATAGGTATTGCAGGAGCCTCAGCGTCAGGTAAAAGTCTGATTGCAAGAACAATATTCAATGAATTAACCGCCGAATTAGGTGAAGATCAGATCGGTGTGATCACGGAAGATTGCTATTACAAAGATCAAAGTCATTTACCGATGACGGAACGAGTTAAAACGAATTACGATCATCCTGCTGCATTCGATCATGCCCTGCTGGCCACGCATCTGAAACAGCTGATAGAAGGGCAGGCAGTCGATATCCCTACTTATTCTTATGCAGAACATACCCGGACGGAACGGACCATTCATTTCACGCCCAAGCGGATTATCATTCTGGAAGGCATTCTGTTACTGAATGATTCTACATTGCGAAAATTGCTGAACGTCAGCATATTCATGGATACCCCGCTGGATATCTGTCTGGTCCGCCGTTTAGCTCGAGATGTTCAGGAACGTGGCAGAACCATGGATTCGGTGCTGGAACAATATCAGAAAACAGTGCGTCCGATGTTTTTGCAATTTATCGAGCCATCCAAGCAATACGCCGATATTATTATTCCTCGTGGCGGTCGTAACCGCATCGCGATTGAGATGTTGAAATCGCGAATTCGTCATTTATTACTAAGCTGA
- the apbC gene encoding iron-sulfur cluster carrier protein ApbC produces the protein MIETVHQLLSEFKPASWDKDLVAAGFLKKTELIDRKLHIYIQLPFAGLSWENEIQEVLDERIRQVADISRVWWHFDIQVETIARKNAVPSIPGVRNIIAVSSGKGGVGKSTTAVNLALALHQEGAKVGLLDADIYGPSIPVLLGKADAHPEIIDEKHMRPVKAHSIVCNSIGFLVPEHEAAIWRGPMASKALSQILYDTRWGDLDYLVVDLPPGTGDIQLTIAQQVPTTAAVVITTPQDLALIDARKGIAMFEKVNIPVLGVIENMSYHICSKCGHKEKIFGEGGGVKVAEQYGTELLGQIPLHIHIREQSDDGTPIVVADPNGKLAAIYKRIARKIASSLYFSGKTEPSTIFTVNS, from the coding sequence GTGATTGAAACAGTACATCAGTTGTTAAGTGAATTTAAACCTGCATCGTGGGATAAGGATTTGGTCGCAGCAGGTTTTCTGAAAAAGACAGAATTGATTGACCGGAAGTTACATATCTATATTCAACTGCCGTTTGCTGGATTGTCTTGGGAAAACGAGATCCAGGAAGTTCTGGATGAACGAATTCGTCAGGTCGCCGATATTAGCCGTGTCTGGTGGCATTTTGATATTCAGGTAGAAACAATCGCACGCAAGAATGCGGTGCCGTCCATTCCGGGTGTTCGGAATATCATTGCCGTCAGCTCGGGTAAAGGCGGGGTTGGGAAATCGACAACGGCAGTTAATCTGGCATTGGCATTACATCAGGAAGGCGCCAAGGTCGGCTTGTTGGATGCGGATATATACGGCCCCTCCATTCCTGTATTGCTGGGTAAAGCCGATGCTCATCCTGAAATTATTGATGAAAAGCATATGCGTCCTGTCAAAGCGCATTCTATTGTCTGTAATAGCATCGGTTTTCTAGTCCCTGAACATGAAGCCGCCATCTGGCGTGGCCCGATGGCCAGTAAGGCACTTTCACAAATTTTATACGATACCCGTTGGGGAGATCTGGACTATCTGGTTGTCGATTTGCCGCCAGGTACAGGGGATATTCAGTTAACGATTGCCCAGCAAGTGCCGACGACGGCGGCTGTCGTGATCACCACACCGCAAGACTTGGCGTTGATTGATGCACGTAAAGGCATCGCCATGTTTGAGAAAGTGAATATTCCGGTATTAGGTGTCATTGAAAACATGAGCTATCACATTTGCAGTAAGTGTGGTCATAAGGAGAAAATCTTTGGGGAGGGCGGTGGCGTGAAGGTTGCTGAGCAATACGGAACCGAATTGTTAGGGCAAATTCCGCTTCATATTCATATTCGTGAACAATCAGATGACGGCACGCCGATAGTGGTGGCTGATCCTAATGGCAAATTAGCGGCAATTTACAAACGAATTGCCCGAAAAATTGCCTCATCACTCTATTTTTCAGGAAAAACCGAGCCAAGCACGATATTTACTGTGAATAGCTAA
- the metG gene encoding methionine--tRNA ligase produces the protein MSSASRNILVTCALPYANGSIHLGHMLEHIQADIWVRFQRMRGHNIHFICADDAHGTPIMLKAQQLGITPEEMIAAVSQEHQTDFAGFKISFDNYHSTHSDENRQFAESIYTKLKENGFIKSKTISQLYDPEKNMFLPDRFVKGTCPKCKAPDQYGDNCEVCGATYSPTELINPKSAVSGATPVMKETEHYFFDLPQFADMLKAWTTSGALQDEIANKLNEWFTSGLQQWDITRDAPYFGFEIPGAPGKYFYVWLDAPIGYMGSFKNLCNKRGDIDFDAFWGENSEAELYHFIGKDIVYFHSLFWPAMLHGSGYRKPSNVFVHGYVTVNGAKMSKSRGTFIKASTYLQHLDPECLRYYYAAKLNNRIDDLDLNLDDFVARVNSDVVNKLVNLASRTASFICKRFDGKLADTLSEPVLYKTFTDASERIADAFEKREYSRAIRDIMALADEANRYVDEKAPWVIAKQEGQEAELSAVCSTTINLFRVLMTYLKPVMPELATRAEAFLNVTLNWSDIEQPLLAHTVAPFKALFTRVDPAKVNAMIEASKEEQQTAAPKVTGPLADEPIAPEITYDDFAKLDLRVALIKKAETVPEADKLLRLQLDLGGEVRQVFAGIKSAYSPEQLEGKLTVMVANLAPRKMRFGMSEGMVLAAGPGGKDLFVLEPHDGAQPGMRVK, from the coding sequence ATGTCTAGCGCATCAAGAAATATTCTGGTTACCTGTGCATTACCTTACGCCAACGGTTCTATTCATCTCGGTCATATGCTGGAACACATCCAGGCAGATATCTGGGTTCGTTTTCAACGCATGCGCGGGCATAACATTCATTTCATCTGCGCTGATGATGCTCACGGCACGCCAATCATGCTTAAAGCGCAACAACTGGGTATCACGCCGGAAGAGATGATCGCTGCAGTATCGCAGGAACATCAAACCGATTTTGCCGGTTTCAAAATCAGTTTCGACAACTATCACTCCACCCATAGCGATGAAAATCGCCAGTTTGCTGAATCTATTTATACGAAGCTAAAAGAAAACGGGTTCATTAAGAGCAAAACTATTTCCCAGCTCTATGATCCTGAAAAAAATATGTTCCTGCCAGACCGCTTCGTGAAAGGGACCTGTCCTAAGTGTAAAGCTCCGGATCAATATGGTGATAACTGTGAAGTCTGTGGCGCAACTTACAGCCCAACAGAACTGATCAACCCTAAATCAGCCGTGTCTGGCGCTACGCCGGTAATGAAAGAAACTGAACATTATTTCTTCGATCTGCCTCAGTTTGCTGACATGCTGAAAGCATGGACAACATCCGGCGCACTGCAAGATGAAATCGCCAACAAACTGAACGAATGGTTTACTTCCGGCTTGCAACAATGGGATATCACCCGTGATGCACCTTATTTCGGTTTTGAAATCCCTGGTGCGCCTGGCAAATATTTCTATGTGTGGCTGGATGCACCTATCGGTTACATGGGGTCATTCAAAAACCTGTGTAACAAACGGGGTGATATCGATTTTGATGCTTTCTGGGGCGAGAACAGTGAAGCTGAACTGTATCACTTCATCGGCAAAGACATCGTTTATTTCCATAGTCTGTTCTGGCCTGCGATGTTGCACGGTTCTGGCTACCGTAAACCAAGCAACGTATTCGTACATGGTTATGTCACAGTAAATGGCGCGAAGATGTCGAAATCCCGCGGTACCTTTATCAAGGCATCAACCTATTTACAGCATCTGGATCCAGAATGTTTGCGTTATTACTACGCAGCTAAACTAAACAACCGCATCGACGATCTGGATCTGAATCTGGACGATTTCGTCGCACGAGTGAACAGTGATGTCGTCAACAAACTGGTTAATCTGGCATCCCGTACCGCCAGCTTTATCTGCAAACGCTTTGACGGCAAACTCGCCGATACACTGTCTGAACCCGTATTGTATAAAACCTTCACCGATGCCAGTGAACGCATTGCCGATGCCTTTGAAAAACGTGAATACAGCCGTGCTATCCGCGACATCATGGCGTTAGCTGATGAAGCCAACCGCTATGTGGATGAGAAAGCTCCATGGGTTATTGCAAAACAAGAAGGTCAGGAGGCTGAACTGTCTGCTGTTTGTTCAACGACAATTAACCTGTTCCGCGTTCTGATGACATACTTAAAGCCAGTGATGCCTGAACTTGCGACCCGTGCTGAAGCCTTCCTGAATGTGACGCTCAACTGGAGTGATATTGAACAGCCATTGCTGGCTCACACTGTTGCACCATTCAAGGCTTTGTTTACCCGTGTTGACCCGGCGAAAGTGAATGCCATGATTGAAGCATCGAAAGAAGAACAGCAAACTGCAGCGCCAAAAGTGACAGGCCCATTGGCTGATGAACCTATTGCTCCAGAAATCACTTATGATGATTTTGCTAAATTAGACTTACGTGTTGCGTTGATAAAAAAAGCTGAAACAGTGCCCGAAGCCGACAAACTGCTTCGTTTACAACTCGATCTCGGTGGCGAAGTACGTCAGGTATTTGCAGGTATCAAGTCTGCCTATTCCCCAGAACAGCTGGAAGGAAAACTGACTGTCATGGTTGCTAATCTGGCACCACGCAAAATGCGTTTTGGTATGTCAGAAGGAATGGTTTTAGCTGCTGGTCCCGGTGGCAAAGATCTGTTTGTTCTCGAACCACATGACGGCGCACAGCCCGGCATGCGAGTGAAATAA
- a CDS encoding DsbA family protein, protein MKLKTLATALLCGMLSFSTVAAEMTKAEVEKIVREYLVSNPEILIEMSNALRAKQEMQQSETDKALLKKHANQLFQQADDPVTGNPKGSLTIVEFVDYNCGYCKRSAPLVQELLKKDQDIRYIYKEFPILTETSVIASKAALAVNALFPAKYAAFHDALMAHEGALKSTDDIASIAQGLGLDWNKISEKAKDPAIERKIAINHAMAQTLNITGTPAFIIGDQLLRGAPQTLDMLEQSVHQARGK, encoded by the coding sequence ATGAAATTAAAAACACTGGCTACTGCTCTATTGTGCGGCATGCTCTCTTTTAGCACAGTTGCCGCTGAAATGACCAAAGCCGAAGTTGAAAAAATTGTACGTGAATATTTGGTTTCAAACCCAGAAATTCTGATTGAAATGTCAAATGCGCTACGCGCTAAACAGGAGATGCAGCAGTCTGAAACAGACAAGGCATTACTGAAAAAACATGCCAATCAGCTTTTTCAGCAAGCGGATGACCCGGTAACCGGCAACCCTAAAGGCAGCCTCACGATCGTAGAATTTGTCGACTATAACTGTGGCTATTGCAAACGCTCTGCACCGCTGGTGCAGGAATTACTGAAGAAAGATCAGGATATTCGTTATATTTATAAAGAATTTCCAATCTTGACAGAAACTTCAGTCATTGCTTCAAAAGCAGCCTTGGCCGTGAATGCATTGTTCCCTGCAAAATATGCCGCATTTCACGATGCATTGATGGCGCATGAAGGTGCACTGAAATCAACCGACGATATTGCCTCCATTGCTCAAGGATTAGGGCTGGACTGGAATAAAATCTCAGAAAAAGCCAAAGATCCGGCCATTGAACGAAAAATTGCAATTAATCACGCAATGGCTCAAACGCTGAATATTACGGGCACCCCCGCATTTATTATTGGCGATCAGCTGTTACGTGGTGCACCACAGACATTGGACATGCTGGAGCAAAGCGTCCATCAGGCCCGTGGCAAATAA
- a CDS encoding cupin domain-containing protein — MNQLNIDLAAFMREFWQKKPTVLRGAYAPFSDPITPDELAGLATEEQVESRLVTFVDGKWKAEHGPFDDYSQLGESHWALLVQATDHWIKSVADLITPFRGLPNWRIDDVMISYSAPGGGVGPHIDQYDVFIIQGAGRRRWRVGANTPAEQFVATPGLLHVNPFEPIIDAELEAGDILYIPPGFPHDGYAITEAMSYSIGYRAPNQQDLFSSFADFLLQEDAGQLRYADPDRELTTEPGLVPAKDVNDIRTLMQSLLQDEQLFSAWLGTQLSQAKHELNILTSDEWDLIPDELIPALEAEDELYRLGGLRCLYFRALPDVCFVNGEKMQIPEGGQELAHLMCNSTVLTLENLQPYLDNSVLVEWICHWFNQGYWYLASDAEE, encoded by the coding sequence GTGAATCAGCTTAATATCGATCTAGCCGCATTTATGCGGGAATTTTGGCAAAAGAAACCAACCGTTCTACGCGGTGCATATGCACCTTTTAGTGATCCCATCACACCCGACGAACTGGCCGGATTAGCGACCGAAGAACAGGTCGAAAGTCGTCTGGTCACATTCGTTGATGGCAAATGGAAAGCTGAACATGGGCCGTTTGATGACTATAGTCAATTGGGCGAAAGTCACTGGGCATTATTAGTTCAAGCCACTGACCACTGGATAAAATCTGTCGCGGATTTGATTACCCCATTCCGCGGTTTACCGAATTGGCGCATTGACGATGTCATGATTTCATATTCCGCACCGGGTGGTGGTGTTGGTCCGCATATCGACCAATATGATGTGTTTATCATTCAAGGCGCAGGCCGCCGCCGCTGGCGTGTAGGTGCTAACACCCCCGCAGAGCAATTTGTGGCAACACCTGGGCTATTACATGTTAACCCGTTTGAACCCATCATTGATGCCGAACTTGAGGCCGGGGATATTCTCTATATTCCGCCAGGATTCCCGCATGATGGTTATGCAATCACCGAAGCCATGAGTTATTCCATTGGCTATCGTGCACCCAATCAACAAGATCTATTTTCATCGTTCGCTGATTTCTTATTGCAGGAAGATGCCGGTCAATTGCGTTATGCCGATCCGGATCGTGAACTGACAACTGAACCCGGTTTAGTGCCAGCCAAAGATGTGAATGATATTCGCACGTTGATGCAATCGCTGTTGCAAGATGAGCAACTTTTTTCAGCATGGCTGGGAACACAATTAAGCCAAGCCAAACACGAACTTAATATTCTGACATCCGATGAATGGGATTTGATTCCTGATGAGCTGATCCCTGCGCTCGAAGCGGAAGATGAGCTTTATCGTTTGGGTGGACTGCGTTGTCTCTATTTCCGTGCACTGCCTGATGTTTGTTTCGTCAATGGCGAAAAAATGCAGATCCCAGAGGGCGGGCAAGAATTAGCGCATTTGATGTGTAACAGCACCGTATTGACCTTGGAGAACCTGCAGCCTTATCTGGACAACTCTGTCTTGGTTGAATGGATTTGCCACTGGTTCAATCAAGGCTACTGGTATCTGGCCTCAGACGCTGAAGAGTAA
- a CDS encoding AraC family transcriptional regulator, producing MIISARQSALTGMISDAFDSNRGVLAAAATGLSDFISSNGGDVDRIFGVSGIDPELLANPTLSLDLVNYCRVMEEAARYSGVDNFGLYYGKQFKPQSLGLIGYIGLSSPTLTDALHNMATDFQWHQHHTLTQMVDIGDCWRLDYQVRHGAILCRRQDAELTLGMFLNVIRYALGKNWAPRAVHFEHPRPEQWHEHSKVFDAPVWFEQPYNSLIIPKADLVRCSMPESDTALLMVLRQTIRQLNRMSDNQDLIDQTRTQVRLQMMHGEPNLDEVAAKMGLSPWSLQRNLKREGISFSTLVDKLRCEMATRYMQQNQLSISDMALLLGYSEVSAFSRAFRRWFNISPRQWRNS from the coding sequence ATGATCATTTCTGCACGTCAATCTGCGCTGACTGGCATGATCTCAGACGCATTTGACAGTAACCGAGGTGTATTGGCTGCTGCCGCAACTGGTTTAAGTGATTTTATCAGCTCCAATGGTGGTGATGTCGATCGTATTTTCGGTGTCAGCGGTATTGACCCAGAATTGCTCGCCAATCCAACATTGAGTCTTGACTTGGTCAATTACTGTCGAGTAATGGAGGAGGCGGCTCGTTACTCTGGCGTAGATAACTTTGGTCTTTATTACGGTAAACAATTTAAACCACAATCCCTTGGTTTGATTGGTTATATTGGTCTCAGCTCGCCGACATTAACTGATGCCCTGCACAATATGGCTACCGACTTCCAATGGCATCAGCACCATACATTGACTCAAATGGTCGATATTGGTGATTGCTGGCGTCTCGATTATCAAGTTCGTCATGGCGCGATCTTGTGTCGTCGACAGGATGCAGAATTAACCCTAGGCATGTTCTTAAACGTCATTCGTTATGCCTTAGGAAAAAATTGGGCACCGCGTGCTGTGCATTTTGAACACCCACGCCCTGAACAATGGCATGAACATAGTAAAGTCTTTGATGCGCCGGTTTGGTTTGAACAGCCTTACAACTCATTAATTATTCCTAAAGCTGATTTGGTGCGCTGCTCAATGCCGGAAAGTGATACTGCATTGTTGATGGTGTTACGACAGACCATTCGACAGTTAAATCGGATGTCGGACAATCAAGATCTCATTGATCAAACTCGCACTCAAGTACGTTTACAGATGATGCACGGTGAGCCCAATTTAGATGAGGTTGCGGCCAAAATGGGGTTATCACCGTGGTCTCTACAGCGCAATTTGAAAAGAGAAGGCATCAGCTTTTCAACATTGGTGGATAAACTCCGATGTGAAATGGCTACGCGTTATATGCAACAAAATCAGCTATCAATATCCGATATGGCATTATTGCTGGGGTATTCCGAAGTGAGTGCATTTTCTCGTGCATTCCGCCGCTGGTTTAATATCAGCCCACGCCAATGGCGAAATAGTTAG
- the eat gene encoding ethanolamine permease codes for MQKDIAAPSLKRTLGKFHLWGIAVGLVISGEYFGWSYGWAQAGTLGFMVTALLIAAMYTAFIFSFTELTTSIPHAGGPFAYAYRAFGPVGGYVAGFATLVEFVFAPPAIAMAIGAYLNVQFPSIDPKMIAVGSYLVFMALNVVGVSIAATFELCVTILAIIELLVFMGVVSPGFSVANFVANGWAGSSHFSGSAISGIFAAIPFAIWFFLAIEGAAMAAEEAKDPKKTIPVAFIAGILTLVVLAIGVMVFAGGAGDWSKLANINDPLPQAMKMIVGNSSGWLHMLVWLGLFGLIASFHGIIMGYSRQIFALARAGFLPKPLAAINSRYQTPHWAILAGGIIGIAAIFSDNLIVIGGQPLTANIVTMSVFGAIVMYIISMAALFKLRRTEPGLERPFSAPMYPFAPALALGLSVVSLIAMVYYNFLLAVIFAGLFVVGFIYFKATHSTDKMQEGNELLQAQG; via the coding sequence ATGCAGAAGGACATTGCTGCTCCGAGCTTAAAACGGACACTGGGCAAATTTCATCTTTGGGGAATTGCCGTTGGTTTGGTTATCTCAGGGGAATACTTTGGTTGGAGCTATGGCTGGGCACAAGCTGGCACATTAGGCTTCATGGTAACGGCGCTGCTAATTGCCGCTATGTATACCGCGTTCATCTTCAGCTTTACTGAATTAACCACGTCGATTCCACATGCCGGCGGTCCATTTGCTTATGCATATCGCGCATTCGGCCCTGTGGGTGGTTATGTTGCCGGCTTTGCCACTTTAGTTGAATTTGTCTTTGCACCGCCAGCCATTGCGATGGCTATTGGTGCCTATCTGAATGTTCAGTTCCCATCTATTGACCCCAAAATGATCGCTGTAGGCTCTTATCTGGTCTTTATGGCGCTCAACGTTGTTGGTGTCAGTATCGCCGCCACATTTGAACTGTGTGTCACCATTCTCGCTATCATTGAATTGTTGGTATTCATGGGTGTGGTATCGCCAGGTTTCTCGGTCGCCAACTTTGTTGCCAATGGTTGGGCGGGTAGTAGCCATTTCTCTGGCTCAGCCATATCCGGTATTTTCGCAGCCATTCCTTTTGCCATCTGGTTCTTTCTGGCTATTGAAGGCGCTGCAATGGCTGCTGAAGAAGCGAAAGATCCGAAGAAAACCATTCCTGTCGCGTTTATCGCTGGCATTCTGACACTGGTAGTCTTGGCTATTGGTGTGATGGTCTTTGCCGGTGGTGCCGGTGACTGGAGCAAACTGGCTAATATCAACGATCCACTGCCTCAGGCTATGAAAATGATCGTGGGTAATTCCAGTGGCTGGTTGCACATGCTGGTATGGTTGGGTTTGTTCGGTCTGATCGCGTCTTTCCATGGCATTATCATGGGTTATTCCCGTCAGATTTTTGCACTGGCTCGTGCAGGCTTTCTACCAAAACCGCTGGCTGCCATTAACAGTCGCTATCAGACACCACACTGGGCAATTCTGGCGGGCGGAATTATCGGGATCGCTGCAATTTTCTCTGACAACCTGATTGTCATTGGTGGTCAGCCTTTAACGGCCAATATCGTGACCATGTCTGTGTTTGGGGCTATCGTGATGTACATCATTTCTATGGCCGCGCTCTTCAAACTGCGTCGTACTGAACCAGGTCTGGAACGTCCATTCTCAGCCCCTATGTATCCCTTTGCACCGGCTTTGGCATTAGGTTTGTCCGTAGTTAGCCTAATTGCGATGGTGTATTACAACTTCTTGTTGGCCGTCATTTTTGCCGGATTGTTCGTCGTCGGTTTCATTTACTTCAAAGCCACGCATAGCACCGACAAAATGCAGGAAGGTAACGAGCTGCTGCAGGCACAAGGTTAA